A genomic stretch from Coffea arabica cultivar ET-39 chromosome 10c, Coffea Arabica ET-39 HiFi, whole genome shotgun sequence includes:
- the LOC113714242 gene encoding sugar transport protein 13-like has protein sequence MAEKDKHHLKMHGQLRRTRSAPPILPPQVARSGREEPPGVRAVGQPHRRTRSAPTGIGEPQGSFGIKGDELQGVGGSGITRQEVPSFTAEIGPASEAPSESEMVEQELHAHAITIPLDPITSSAPMPPRCGEMKDIIHPNRLLELLALLGGGTIGYAVNITGGILENAIFLDKFSRYYIKKNEAKITNFCKFSDFGFLLISSLIPLSAAISVWAALKLSSKWGRKPVLIIGLLVMLVGDCCLVVPSPAFLLILGLVSVGIGLGFIFQDIPTILSELAPDETKTKLNVLFGYQDRLRAKVVMRRYRDPKVTDVDVEFYQLEIAIENEAPKSPIRELLSYQNLPTLVIKTVAQVLPQMLGVSPLTYFGPLVSTSLSSNSHISVIALAVGGALGLLVTLIASYFLLRVKLRRLALISSFSILGSQLVLWTVFSLDVSPTKNLTKIDASITAGSLVVSYAAYNVLTNPHGWINSSITGAGSALGAAWLTSLSLLMTVIMSEASINLLCVVQSWIFFCTSVVAFLLACFIFFLVPETANVKEHSMVSTVWMVHWLWKRCMKKEDKPFGPEHFKKHRGNV, from the exons ATGGCTGAGAAG GACAAGCatcatttaaaaatgcatggtCAGCTTCGGCGCACACGAAGTGCACCACCGATTTTACCACCTCAG GTTGCCAGGAGCGGAAG GGAAGAACCGCCGGGGGTGCGTGCTGTTGGACAACCACATAGGCGCACTAGGAGTGCACCTACGGGTATCGGGGAGCCTCAAGGTAGTTTTGGAATCAAAGGAGATGAGCTGCAGGGCGTCGGTGGTTCTGGGATTACTAGACAGGAAGTGCCTTCATTTACAGCCGAGATCGGACCTGCATCTGAAGCTCCTTCAGAGTCTGAGATGGTGGAACAAGAGCTTCATGCACATGCTATTACCATTCCTCTTGATCCGATTACATCAAGTGCTCCCATGCCACCTAG ATGTGGTGAAATGAAGGATATCATTCACCCGAATAGATTGCTCGAACTGCTAGCATTATTAGGTGGAGGAACAATTGGCTATGCAGTGAATATTACAG GAGGCATCCTTGAGAACGCGATTTTCTTAGATAAATTTTCTCGCTACTACATAAAGAAGAATGAAGCGAAAATTACGAATTTCTGCAAGTTTTCAGATTTTGGATTCCTCCTGATTTCATCCCTTATCCCTCTTTCTGCTGCCATTTCAGTGTGGGCAGCTCTAAAGTTAAGTAGTAAGTGGGGTAGGAAGCCAGTGCTCATAATAGGGCTTCTTGTTATGCTTGTTGGAGACTGTTGCCTCGTGGTGCCCTCACCTGCTTTTCTTCTGATACTGGGCCTTGTTTCGGTAGGGATTGGACTTGGTTTTATCTTTCAG GATATTCCGACTATCTTATCAGAATTAGCCCCAGACGAAACTAAAACGAAATTGAATGTCTTGTTTGGCTACCAG GATAGGTTAAGAGCTAAAGTTGTCATGAGAAGGTATCGTGATCCGAAGGTTACAGATGTCGATGTGGAATTTTACCAGCTTGAAATTGCCATTGAGAATGAGGCACCCAAAAGTCCTATCAGAGAGTTACTAAGTTATCAAAACTTACCAACTCTAGTTATCAAAACAGTGGCACAAGTGTTACCACAGATGCTAGGAGTTTCCCCATTGACGTACTTTGGGCCACTAGTTTCGACATCCCTATCTTCAAACTCTCATATTAGCGTCATTGCACTAGCTGTTGGTGGAGCTCTGGGATTGTTAGTCACGCTGATTGCATCTTATTTTTTACTGAGAGTTAAACTGAGAAGATTGGCTCTCATTTCCTCTTTTTCCATCTTAGGATCACAG CTAGTATTGTGGACGGTTTTTTCCTTGGATGTGAGTCCAACAAAAAATTTGACAAAGATTGATGCCTCCATTACAGCAGGGTCGTTAGTTGTCAGCTATGCTGCTTataatgtattaacaaatcctCATGGCTGGATAAACAGCTCAATCACAGGGGCTGGTAGTGCACTAGGAGCTGCATGGCTGACTAGTCTTAGTTTATTGATGACCGTTATCATGAGCGAGGCATCCATTAATTTACTCTGTGTGGTCCAATCGTGGATTTTCTTTTGTACCAGTGTTGTGGCATTTCTTCTAGCATGCTTCATCTTCTTTTTAGTGCCAGAGACTGCTAATGTCAAAGAACATAGCATGGTGAGCACTGTATGGATGGTACACTGGCTTTGGAAGAGATGCATGAAGAAAGAAGACAAGCCTTTTGGACCTGAACATTTCAAGAAGCACCGAGGAAATGTCTAA